One window of the Zea mays cultivar B73 chromosome 3, Zm-B73-REFERENCE-NAM-5.0, whole genome shotgun sequence genome contains the following:
- the LOC100279986 gene encoding putrescine hydroxycinnamoyltransferase 1-like isoform X1: MESMDLKVQVVESSFIAPSEPTPRKGLWLSSLDILVANIGHTPTIYLYSSNDAAAADFFDVGRLKKAMAKALVPFYPLAGRLGNNSDDGRTEISCNGEGALFVVAHADDELTIDDVKKLKPSPELRRLFVPRIEPSSIMLAIQVTFLKSGGVVLGTALHHAAIDASSAFHFFQTWSAFCKHGDRAAVELPCHDRTLLRARSPPTVHPGTLLTLQPRLTLSDLEGPLAIEVFTISKDQVASLKHLCGGTSTFCAVSALIWQCTCVARRLPPDSQVRMVFPAELRRRMRPPLPNHYFGNAVFRLYVTGAAGDIGTAALGSVATRIKGAIKRLDDELVRSAIDYFENEKAAEMNKRRALRGTLPKTFLNITSWLGRPQYDADFGWGKPQFMSLAESFCGGFVHLMNDERTTYYGGATGDVRMIVCMEAVDMKELGRLLYVKLKQAACAMH; encoded by the exons ATGGAATCGATGGATTTGAAGGTGCAGGTGGTAGAGTCATCATTTATAGCGCCGAGCGAGCCGACGCCAAGGAAGGGCCTCTGGCTCTCTTCCTTGGACATCCTGGTGGCCAACATAGGCCATACCCCAACCATCTACTTGTACAGCTCCAATGATGCTGCCGCGGCTGATTTTTTCGACGTGGGCAGACTCAAAAAGGCTATGGCCAAGGCTTTGGTGCCCTTCTACCCCCTCGCCGGCCGCCTCGGCAACAACAGCGACGATGGTAGGACGGAGATCAGCTGCAACGGCGAAGGTGCACTCTTTGTTGTCGCTCACGCGGATGATGAACTCACTATCGACGACGTCAAGAAATTGAAGCCATCGCCAGAGTTGAGGAGGCTGTTCGTTCCACGCATCGAGCCATCGTCCATCATGTTGGCCATACAG GTGACTTTCTTGAAGTCTGGAGGGGTGGTGTTAGGAACAGCTCTCCACCACGCCGCCATAGACGCTTCAAGTGCGTTCCACTTTTTCCAGACATGGTCGGCATTCTGCAAGCATGGTGACCGTGCTGCCGTGGAGCTCCCGTGCCACGACCGCACCCTACTCCGCGCACGGTCGCCGCCCACAGTCCACCCCGGCACACTCTTGACATTGCAGCCTCGGCTAACCCTCTCTGACCTCGAGGGACCTCTTGCCATCGAAGTCTTCACCATTTCCAAGGATCAGGTCGCCTCCCTGAAGCACCTCTGCGGTGGCACGAGCACCTTTTGCGCCGTCAGCGCTCTCATCTGGCAGTGTACGTGCGTTGCGCGCCGCCTTCCACCGGATTCTCAAGTGCGCATGGTATTTCCCGCCGAGCTCCGCCGCCGGATGAGGCCGCCCCTCCCGAACCACTACTTCGGCAACGCAGTGTTCAGGCTATACGTCACTGGCGCGGCTGGGGATATTGGCACGGCGGCGTTGGGATCCGTCGCTACCCGCATCAAGGGCGCCATCAAGCGGTTGGATGACGAGCTGGTGCGGTCCGCCATTGACTACTTCGAGAACGAGAAGGCCGCCGAGATGAACAAGAGACGGGCTCTGAGAGGCACCCTGCCAAAGACGTTCCTGAATATTACAAGCTGGTTGGGTAGGCCACAGTACGACGCAGATTTTGGGTGGGGAAAGCCGCAATTCATGTCGCTGGCGGAGTCCTTCTGCGGCGGCTTTGTGCACTTGATGAACGATGAGAGGACAACGTACTACGGTGGTGCCACCGGCGACGTCCGCATGATCGTGTGCATGGAGGCTGTAGATATGAAGGAGCTAGGGCGGTTGCTTTATGTGAAGCTCAAGCAAGCTGCTTGTGCTATGCACTAA